Proteins from a genomic interval of Salinivibrio kushneri:
- a CDS encoding HAD family hydrolase — translation MKNLFMLDVDGTLVDSCQMDHECFSEAVYDVTGLTVPDDWGGYTNVTDAGIIEELIDSHELQREKIMLFREIKRVFTHKLADAIAQQGLKPLPGAVAFIDEMRHMPTVALAIATGGWEETARMKLKAAGFNIDGIVFSSCSDAMSRSEVMALAAFRAKQDYGVHFERRIYFGDGVWDKQATQSLNYEFVAVGDKVEHDVRVSNFTNPRAILGKLGIEESQRQYA, via the coding sequence GTGAAAAATTTATTTATGTTAGACGTGGATGGCACGCTGGTCGACAGCTGCCAAATGGACCACGAGTGTTTTAGCGAAGCGGTTTATGACGTCACCGGCTTAACGGTGCCGGATGATTGGGGAGGCTATACCAATGTCACCGATGCGGGGATCATTGAAGAGCTGATTGATAGCCATGAGCTTCAGCGCGAAAAAATCATGTTGTTTCGAGAAATAAAGCGCGTATTCACCCATAAACTGGCCGACGCCATTGCTCAGCAAGGATTAAAGCCGTTGCCAGGCGCAGTGGCATTTATTGATGAGATGCGTCATATGCCCACGGTTGCCTTGGCGATAGCAACAGGCGGTTGGGAAGAAACCGCACGGATGAAGCTTAAAGCCGCTGGTTTTAATATTGACGGTATTGTTTTTTCTTCTTGCTCAGATGCGATGAGTCGCAGCGAGGTAATGGCATTGGCTGCTTTCCGTGCCAAACAAGATTACGGTGTCCATTTTGAGCGTCGCATTTATTTTGGTGATGGGGTGTGGGATAAACAAGCCACACAGTCTCTTAACTATGAGTTTGTCGCCGTCGGTGACAAAGTGGAGCATGATGTGAGGGTAAGTAATTTTACTAACCCACGTGCTATTTTGGGTAAGCTTGGCATTGAAGAATCGCAGCGCCAATACGCTTAA
- a CDS encoding FMN-dependent NADH-azoreductase: MKALVLKSSILGPYSSSNAVINSVVDELSPDTLIERDLASTPLPVLTGDNVGGLRGADGLTDAQQQVQQASDQLIEEIQQSDTLVIAAPMYNFTIPVQLKAWIDLVARAGVTFRYTENGPEGLLQGKRAIVVTTRGGMHKGGATDHVTGYMQTVLGFIGITDVEFVYAEGLAMGEDTASQAIDEAKQTLKRLAS, translated from the coding sequence ATGAAAGCGCTGGTATTGAAATCAAGTATTCTTGGCCCCTACTCAAGCTCAAACGCGGTGATTAATAGTGTGGTGGATGAGCTATCTCCTGACACGCTGATTGAGCGCGATCTTGCTTCTACCCCATTGCCAGTTCTCACTGGTGACAATGTGGGCGGTTTACGCGGGGCAGACGGGCTTACTGACGCCCAGCAACAAGTACAGCAAGCCTCCGATCAGTTGATTGAAGAAATTCAGCAAAGCGATACCTTGGTGATTGCGGCACCTATGTACAACTTTACGATCCCCGTGCAACTCAAAGCCTGGATCGATCTCGTTGCCCGTGCCGGCGTGACCTTCCGTTACACCGAAAATGGCCCCGAAGGTTTATTGCAAGGCAAGCGCGCGATTGTTGTAACAACCCGTGGTGGCATGCATAAGGGCGGCGCGACGGATCATGTCACTGGCTATATGCAAACCGTACTTGGCTTTATCGGCATCACCGACGTCGAGTTTGTTTACGCCGAGGGACTGGCGATGGGCGAAGACACTGCAAGCCAAGCCATTGATGAGGCCAAGCAAACGCTTAAGCGCCTTGCCTCATAA
- the sbcB gene encoding exodeoxyribonuclease I produces MTDADQPSFFFYDFETFGTHPGKDRPCQFAGVRTDSDFNVIGEPLVLYCQPPNDYLPAPEACLVTGITPQLALKKGLPEPEFIAQIHAAFSQPNTCIVGYNNVRFDDEVTRYTLYRNFFDPYGWSWQNGNSRWDLLDVMRACYALRPDGIEWPYDDNGKPSFKLENLSVANGIEHSDAHDAMADVHATIELAKKIKAAQPRLFDYLLKHRNKNKIKHLIDVVNMTPLVHVSGMFGTERGNTSWIVPVAWHPDNPNAVITVDLARDPAPLFELDADALRERLYTPHHALADNELPAPLKLVHINKCPVLADAKTLRPDDATRLGVDREGCLQHLKTLKAAPELREKLVNVFADAKPFDDQDVDTALYAGFFSKSDRSAMDIIRARDPENLAALDLSVDDWRIKPLLFRYRARNYPWTLTEAEQKKWFMHRRDYFETHLPAYMDNLQHLAEQHQAEEDKVRILKAVYHYVESLVG; encoded by the coding sequence GTGACAGACGCCGACCAGCCAAGCTTTTTTTTCTACGACTTTGAAACATTCGGCACCCATCCAGGTAAAGACAGACCTTGCCAATTTGCTGGCGTGCGTACCGACAGTGACTTTAATGTCATCGGTGAACCCTTAGTCCTGTACTGCCAACCACCCAATGACTACTTACCGGCACCGGAAGCCTGTTTGGTCACCGGGATTACGCCACAGCTGGCATTGAAAAAAGGCTTACCCGAGCCGGAATTCATCGCACAAATCCATGCTGCTTTCTCGCAACCGAATACCTGTATCGTTGGGTATAACAACGTCCGTTTCGATGATGAAGTGACGCGCTACACGCTGTACCGCAACTTTTTTGACCCATACGGCTGGAGCTGGCAAAACGGTAATTCTCGCTGGGATTTGCTCGATGTGATGCGCGCCTGCTACGCACTGCGCCCCGACGGCATTGAATGGCCCTACGATGACAACGGTAAGCCCAGCTTTAAACTCGAAAACTTATCCGTCGCCAACGGTATTGAACATAGCGACGCGCACGATGCCATGGCCGATGTACACGCGACCATAGAGCTGGCGAAAAAGATCAAGGCGGCACAGCCACGGCTATTTGATTATTTGTTAAAACATCGGAATAAAAACAAAATCAAGCATCTGATTGATGTGGTCAATATGACACCATTGGTTCATGTTTCCGGTATGTTCGGCACAGAGCGCGGCAACACCAGCTGGATCGTGCCCGTCGCCTGGCATCCTGATAACCCCAACGCTGTGATTACTGTCGATCTGGCCCGTGATCCAGCCCCTTTGTTTGAATTGGATGCCGATGCGCTTCGCGAACGTTTGTATACGCCCCATCACGCACTCGCTGACAATGAGTTACCCGCACCACTCAAGCTGGTGCATATCAATAAATGTCCCGTTCTCGCCGATGCGAAAACCTTACGCCCCGACGATGCCACCCGGCTCGGTGTGGATCGCGAAGGCTGCTTACAACACCTAAAAACATTGAAAGCCGCGCCAGAATTGCGTGAAAAACTGGTTAATGTGTTTGCCGATGCCAAGCCTTTCGACGATCAGGACGTGGATACGGCCCTGTATGCGGGCTTTTTCTCGAAAAGCGATCGCAGTGCGATGGATATCATCCGTGCACGCGATCCAGAGAATCTTGCCGCCCTGGATCTCAGCGTTGACGACTGGCGTATCAAGCCACTGTTATTCCGGTATCGCGCGCGCAATTACCCGTGGACGCTGACCGAAGCCGAGCAGAAAAAGTGGTTTATGCATCGACGTGATTACTTTGAAACACACCTTCCTGCCTATATGGATAATCTGCAGCACCTCGCTGAACAGCACCAAGCGGAGGAAGATAAGGTGCGCATTTTAAAAGCGGTTTACCACTATGTGGAATCACTGGTTGGCTAA
- a CDS encoding transporter substrate-binding domain-containing protein: MMPRHYLSLLLFITMLILSAPTRATIEQTYVAHLGALPGLINLDGSGAFVDFVRYLDAQDPSTKINIEVFPIHRAINHVAQGQADFGLPAVRPTREVSTLPFDFSEVSFGQVTHVLYTNKAVPLTVKELWANPSRYTVEAVPYYMPFKVQRSHSIKQSLLRLAAGRIDGFIWAQEEADMVLKELGLTTIKRAHFADLEDVFFIPKGEAGREIDAYLTRLITRLREEGDLAREYRKVHLPYVDWQP; this comes from the coding sequence ATGATGCCACGCCACTACTTATCGCTTCTGTTGTTTATCACGATGCTCATTCTCTCCGCACCGACTCGGGCGACTATTGAACAAACCTATGTGGCACACCTTGGCGCACTGCCTGGCTTGATCAATTTGGATGGTAGCGGCGCGTTTGTCGATTTTGTCCGCTATCTCGACGCGCAAGACCCAAGCACCAAGATCAATATCGAGGTTTTTCCGATCCATAGAGCGATTAATCATGTGGCCCAAGGTCAGGCTGATTTTGGTTTACCCGCCGTGCGCCCAACGCGGGAGGTATCCACCCTGCCATTCGACTTTAGCGAGGTATCATTTGGTCAGGTCACTCATGTCCTTTACACCAATAAAGCGGTCCCCCTCACAGTTAAAGAACTCTGGGCGAACCCCTCGCGCTATACCGTTGAGGCCGTCCCCTACTATATGCCTTTTAAGGTGCAACGCTCGCACAGTATTAAACAATCTTTGTTGCGTTTGGCGGCGGGAAGAATTGATGGCTTCATTTGGGCGCAAGAGGAAGCAGACATGGTACTCAAAGAGCTAGGTTTGACCACGATAAAACGCGCGCACTTTGCCGACTTGGAAGACGTCTTTTTTATCCCGAAAGGCGAAGCAGGTCGAGAAATCGATGCGTATCTCACACGCTTGATTACCCGCTTACGCGAGGAGGGGGATCTCGCGCGTGAGTATCGTAAGGTGCACCTCCCCTATGTAGATTGGCAGCCATAA
- the cdd gene encoding cytidine deaminase, which yields MRTALTDALTQLPDALQSVVSDWINDANFGASFTPEQVAQMESASGLSGAALRLALLPLAAAYAVTPISQFNVGAIVRDESGTLYLGANIEFTGVQLGQTVHAEQCAISHAWTKGAKRLTDITINYSPCGHCRQFMNELNGAESLSIQLPQCDAKDLHTYLPEPFGPADLGIESRLLTDESNQLSTDDIDIPLLKAAADAANRSHAPYSGNYSGAAVETSDGEFFSGMYAENAAFNPSLPPLQVALIAVNMAGYHWTDIRSVALAEMASSTVSHLADTQATLDAIDPDIPLVYSTR from the coding sequence ATGCGAACCGCACTTACTGACGCACTGACACAATTACCCGACGCCCTACAAAGCGTCGTCTCTGATTGGATAAATGACGCAAACTTTGGTGCTAGCTTCACACCAGAGCAGGTGGCGCAGATGGAATCCGCCAGTGGCCTTAGCGGCGCCGCACTGCGTCTTGCTTTATTGCCTTTGGCGGCGGCCTACGCTGTTACCCCCATTTCGCAGTTTAATGTGGGTGCGATTGTCCGTGATGAAAGCGGCACCCTGTATTTAGGCGCAAACATTGAATTCACCGGGGTGCAGCTAGGGCAAACAGTGCATGCCGAGCAATGCGCTATCAGCCATGCTTGGACAAAAGGGGCGAAACGCCTCACCGATATTACGATCAATTACAGCCCATGCGGCCACTGTCGACAGTTCATGAATGAACTCAATGGCGCTGAGTCCTTAAGCATCCAGCTGCCACAATGCGACGCGAAAGATCTGCACACTTATCTACCTGAGCCGTTTGGTCCTGCCGATTTGGGCATTGAATCTCGCTTATTGACCGACGAGTCCAATCAATTATCAACGGATGATATTGATATCCCCTTGCTAAAAGCGGCCGCTGACGCCGCTAACCGCAGTCACGCGCCCTACTCAGGTAACTATAGCGGGGCAGCGGTTGAAACCAGTGATGGCGAGTTTTTCTCTGGCATGTATGCCGAAAACGCGGCGTTTAACCCAAGCCTTCCGCCTCTTCAGGTCGCATTAATTGCGGTTAATATGGCGGGCTATCATTGGACAGACATTCGCTCTGTTGCGCTGGCCGAGATGGCTAGTAGTACAGTCAGTCACCTTGCCGATACCCAGGCAACACTGGATGCCATTGACCCGGATATTCCCTTAGTCTATTCAACCCGCTAG
- a CDS encoding DMT family transporter gives MKQIHHPLQGATWMLTAGLCFALVNSLSQYVSFKMGLPSTTVAFIQYAIALVAMIPWLKQLGVRQALKTQHLSQHCLRVFISVIGIQLWLWALAYPVPIWQGIALLMTSPLFATVGSGLFLRERVGIARGLATLAGFCGAMIILEPWSSAFTWATLLPVGAAFFWATYSLMVKRLSAYDPPTTMVVYLLLLITPFNLLLAVPDWTLPQTSTAWWMLFGAGILTALAQWAIAKAYAVSDASFVQPFDHAKLPLNVLFGWLVFSWVPPGRLWLGAGIIIAAVFFITHWESRQYTQAKNKLA, from the coding sequence ATGAAACAGATTCATCACCCACTCCAAGGCGCGACCTGGATGCTGACCGCAGGCTTGTGTTTTGCCCTTGTTAACAGCCTGTCTCAGTACGTTAGTTTTAAAATGGGCTTACCCTCTACCACGGTTGCCTTCATTCAATACGCTATCGCCCTGGTGGCGATGATCCCTTGGTTGAAACAACTGGGGGTCCGTCAAGCACTGAAAACTCAGCACCTTAGTCAGCATTGCCTGCGGGTGTTTATCTCTGTGATTGGTATTCAACTGTGGCTCTGGGCGCTGGCCTATCCAGTGCCCATTTGGCAAGGGATTGCGCTATTAATGACCTCACCGCTATTCGCCACGGTCGGCTCGGGGCTATTTTTGCGTGAGCGGGTCGGGATCGCACGCGGCCTTGCGACGCTCGCTGGATTTTGTGGTGCCATGATTATCCTCGAGCCTTGGTCAAGTGCGTTCACTTGGGCAACCTTGTTGCCCGTGGGGGCGGCGTTTTTCTGGGCAACTTACTCGCTGATGGTGAAACGTTTATCCGCTTACGACCCACCCACCACCATGGTGGTATACCTACTCTTGTTGATTACGCCCTTTAATTTGCTACTCGCCGTACCTGATTGGACGCTCCCCCAAACATCCACTGCTTGGTGGATGTTATTTGGCGCTGGCATACTGACTGCCCTCGCCCAGTGGGCCATTGCGAAGGCATATGCCGTTTCCGATGCCTCTTTTGTCCAGCCTTTTGATCACGCTAAACTCCCTCTTAACGTCCTCTTTGGTTGGCTGGTGTTTAGTTGGGTCCCTCCCGGCCGACTATGGTTAGGGGCGGGTATTATTATTGCAGCGGTCTTTTTTATTACTCACTGGGAATCACGCCAATACACACAGGCCAAAAACAAGCTCGCGTAA
- a CDS encoding thiopurine S-methyltransferase, with protein MEQEFWHQRWAENQIGFHRDTVHPMLIRHWPSLAPQSDETVLVPLCGKSIDLNWLAEKHQHVIGVELSEIAVRAFFSENLYTPQVYRAPSGHTHYCFDELELINGDFFTARLSPMPLIYDRAALVAMPPAMRAQYVSHIRTLLAPGGRLLLITLFYPQADDTPPFSIDASVVEEAFQGLDFRLLETHTEPDGERGEQAWLIKAAAS; from the coding sequence ATGGAACAAGAGTTCTGGCATCAGCGCTGGGCTGAAAATCAAATAGGCTTTCACCGAGATACGGTACACCCGATGCTTATCCGCCATTGGCCGTCACTAGCACCACAAAGTGACGAAACGGTTTTGGTGCCCCTTTGCGGAAAGTCGATCGATCTCAACTGGCTTGCGGAAAAACACCAGCATGTGATTGGCGTCGAGCTTAGTGAGATCGCCGTTCGTGCCTTTTTCTCGGAAAACTTATATACCCCGCAGGTTTATCGCGCACCGTCAGGGCATACCCATTATTGTTTTGATGAACTGGAGCTGATCAATGGCGATTTCTTTACCGCGCGCCTGAGTCCTATGCCATTGATTTATGATCGCGCGGCCTTGGTGGCCATGCCGCCTGCGATGCGCGCGCAGTATGTCAGCCATATTCGAACCTTGCTGGCACCTGGGGGGCGTTTGCTACTGATTACCTTATTTTATCCGCAAGCGGATGACACGCCGCCATTTTCCATTGATGCGTCAGTGGTAGAAGAGGCGTTCCAAGGGTTAGACTTTCGGTTGCTTGAAACCCATACGGAACCAGACGGCGAGCGTGGTGAACAAGCGTGGTTAATCAAAGCGGCGGCTTCGTAG
- a CDS encoding MarR family transcriptional regulator: protein MKISHKRKVQLKLNKRVKASSPARQRPVKSKPVAAAKPAAKPSTKAPVASAASSLTPKQQQVLEIVQANPEGINPKGIGLAAGQEDTKAASWATGALKKLTEEGAVERVQVAANKVIYKAC, encoded by the coding sequence ATGAAAATCTCTCACAAGCGTAAGGTACAACTTAAACTCAACAAACGTGTTAAGGCATCATCGCCAGCACGTCAGCGTCCGGTTAAATCAAAACCGGTTGCCGCTGCGAAACCCGCCGCAAAACCATCTACCAAGGCACCGGTGGCGAGCGCAGCCTCTTCATTGACGCCGAAGCAACAGCAAGTGCTCGAGATTGTTCAAGCAAACCCCGAAGGAATTAATCCAAAAGGGATTGGCCTTGCGGCAGGTCAAGAAGACACCAAAGCGGCATCGTGGGCGACAGGTGCATTGAAAAAGCTGACCGAAGAAGGCGCCGTTGAGCGTGTTCAAGTCGCCGCTAACAAGGTGATTTACAAAGCTTGCTGA
- a CDS encoding DUF2982 domain-containing protein codes for MDALKTIKIYPPQFEAARWSMLAAMAVAFLLICFFLVQPTLSLGQGILGLAAMMAIFYAVNQLLQRAQLSFSLSFMHLQHHSFRGGWVLKWRNIEAIGIPHLHQQGLGEPLPWVGIKIKRYDALLDSISLRMVTHIIMTQRALLITAYRRGDHKPSKPLEDMMFDDTPYRGGNGVLYKGLMAMLANRMRYTRELLGYDLFVSEDLLDRPLEDFVGVTRRYLAAASGDD; via the coding sequence ATGGATGCTTTAAAAACGATCAAAATCTATCCTCCTCAATTTGAAGCGGCGCGCTGGAGCATGTTGGCCGCCATGGCGGTGGCGTTTCTTTTGATCTGCTTTTTCCTCGTCCAGCCCACGCTCTCTCTTGGCCAGGGCATATTGGGCTTGGCGGCGATGATGGCTATTTTTTATGCCGTCAACCAGTTGCTTCAACGTGCTCAGCTCTCTTTTTCCTTATCATTTATGCATTTACAGCACCACAGTTTTCGCGGTGGCTGGGTGCTTAAGTGGCGAAACATTGAAGCCATTGGCATTCCGCATCTCCATCAGCAAGGGTTAGGTGAGCCACTTCCATGGGTTGGGATTAAGATTAAGCGTTACGATGCGCTTTTAGACAGCATCAGCTTGCGCATGGTGACCCATATTATTATGACGCAACGCGCGTTGCTGATCACGGCGTATCGACGTGGAGACCATAAACCCAGCAAACCGCTGGAAGACATGATGTTTGATGACACGCCCTATCGGGGAGGTAACGGCGTGCTCTACAAAGGCTTGATGGCCATGCTGGCAAACCGTATGCGCTATACCAGAGAATTGCTGGGGTACGATTTGTTTGTCAGTGAAGACTTGCTTGACAGGCCGCTCGAAGACTTTGTTGGCGTCACTCGGCGCTACTTGGCCGCTGCCAGCGGTGATGACTAA
- a CDS encoding MBL fold metallo-hydrolase gives MALHYDIVPVTAFQQNCSIIWCDQTQQAAVVDPGGDIAKIRQVIHSLDVTVTKILLTHGHLDHVGGTVELARALNVPVVGPHKEDAFWLQALPAQAQMFGFAHAEPFDPDQWLQQGDTVSVGDSTLSVLFAPGHTPGHIVFVDLEGRTAWVGDVLFNGGIGRTDFPKGDHATLINAIKNTLLPVGDDVTFIPGHGPTSTLGHERKTNPFLTGAF, from the coding sequence ATGGCGTTGCATTATGACATTGTGCCAGTCACGGCATTTCAGCAAAATTGCTCCATTATTTGGTGCGACCAAACGCAACAGGCGGCTGTCGTGGATCCCGGTGGGGATATAGCTAAAATTCGCCAGGTCATTCATTCACTAGACGTGACAGTGACGAAAATCCTTTTAACCCATGGCCATTTAGATCATGTTGGTGGCACTGTCGAGCTTGCTAGGGCGTTGAATGTCCCCGTGGTGGGACCGCACAAAGAAGACGCTTTCTGGTTACAAGCGTTGCCGGCACAAGCCCAAATGTTTGGTTTCGCGCACGCTGAGCCGTTTGACCCTGATCAGTGGCTACAACAAGGTGACACCGTATCGGTCGGCGATAGCACACTCTCAGTGTTGTTTGCCCCAGGACATACCCCAGGCCACATTGTGTTTGTCGATTTAGAAGGGCGCACCGCTTGGGTCGGGGATGTACTGTTTAACGGGGGGATCGGGCGGACTGATTTTCCTAAAGGGGATCATGCGACCTTGATCAACGCCATTAAAAACACCCTGCTGCCGGTTGGGGATGATGTGACCTTTATCCCTGGCCATGGCCCGACATCGACCTTGGGACATGAGCGGAAAACGAATCCCTTTTTGACCGGGGCGTTCTAG
- a CDS encoding GNAT family N-acyltransferase gives MLDVDKVLSSHYPQLEQRDWLKRPVSRTLKRLLHEQEFQSFAERYPHLQGFEFVEQVLDYFNFSYRVSDREKERIPESGRVVIIANHPIGSLDGLALLKLVRSVRPDVKVIANDLLMQVKPLHGCLLPVNNMGGYTPKQNLQNITQWLENDGAVIIFPAGEVSRVAPTGIRDGAWHPGFLRMATKSKAPILPIHVHGRNSARFYGASMVYKPLSTLLLVEEMFRQENNTIAFTVGELIPHHSYSATASLPVKTRIKLFHKHLYRIAKRKPGLFPTETAIAAPEPRLALKQALNAGQQLGQTPDGKLIYLLDYQADSPVMREIGRLREVAFRAVGEGTGQRRDLDKYDQHYWHLVLWDPAELDIVGAYRLCDTQATLNTQGLDGIYSASLFDFEQGMQPFLAQGLELGRSFVQPKYWGKRSLDYLWLGIGALLAQKPQYRYLFGPVTISNAMPQAAKELLIFFYRTYFTGESEYARSKRPFELADSKESELLGHFCGNDYAKDLKQLKMLLDHLGVGIPTLYKQYSELCEPGGVQFLDFGVDPDFADCIDGLVLVDLKRLKPKRYQRYIAPHFSHQPNADTSH, from the coding sequence ATGTTAGATGTTGATAAAGTTCTATCGTCTCATTATCCCCAACTAGAACAGCGAGACTGGCTGAAACGTCCCGTCAGTAGAACCCTTAAACGGTTACTTCATGAACAGGAGTTTCAATCCTTTGCCGAGCGGTATCCTCATCTGCAAGGGTTTGAGTTTGTTGAGCAAGTGCTCGACTACTTTAACTTTAGCTATCGGGTGAGCGATCGTGAGAAAGAGCGAATCCCCGAATCAGGGCGGGTAGTGATTATCGCCAACCACCCTATCGGCTCGTTGGATGGATTAGCGCTGTTAAAACTGGTGCGTTCTGTCCGACCGGACGTCAAAGTGATTGCCAACGATTTATTGATGCAAGTAAAACCACTCCACGGTTGCTTATTGCCCGTCAACAATATGGGAGGGTATACCCCGAAACAAAACCTACAAAATATCACTCAGTGGCTGGAAAATGACGGGGCAGTCATCATTTTTCCGGCCGGTGAAGTGTCCCGGGTGGCACCAACCGGGATCCGTGATGGTGCCTGGCATCCTGGCTTTTTACGCATGGCGACCAAATCAAAGGCACCGATTCTCCCGATTCATGTCCATGGCCGCAATTCCGCCCGTTTTTATGGCGCATCCATGGTATACAAGCCACTCTCGACCCTGCTATTGGTTGAAGAGATGTTTCGCCAAGAGAACAATACCATTGCTTTTACCGTCGGCGAATTGATCCCCCACCACAGTTACAGTGCCACCGCCTCCCTCCCCGTCAAAACACGGATTAAGCTATTCCATAAGCACTTGTATCGTATTGCCAAACGCAAACCTGGCTTGTTTCCCACAGAGACAGCAATCGCCGCTCCCGAGCCTCGTTTAGCGCTTAAACAAGCACTCAATGCCGGCCAGCAACTCGGACAAACACCTGATGGCAAACTGATTTATTTACTCGACTATCAAGCCGACTCCCCAGTCATGCGCGAGATTGGACGATTGCGTGAAGTCGCGTTTCGTGCGGTGGGAGAAGGCACAGGTCAGCGACGTGATCTTGATAAATATGATCAGCATTACTGGCATTTGGTCCTTTGGGATCCTGCCGAGCTCGATATTGTGGGTGCCTACCGCTTGTGTGACACCCAAGCGACGCTTAACACCCAAGGGCTGGATGGGATCTATAGCGCAAGCTTATTCGACTTTGAGCAAGGCATGCAGCCGTTTCTTGCGCAGGGGTTGGAGCTGGGACGTAGTTTTGTGCAACCCAAATATTGGGGAAAACGGAGTTTGGACTATTTATGGCTTGGTATTGGTGCGCTGCTCGCCCAGAAACCTCAGTATCGTTATTTATTTGGTCCAGTCACCATCAGCAACGCCATGCCACAGGCGGCTAAAGAGTTACTGATTTTCTTTTACCGTACCTACTTTACAGGCGAGAGCGAGTACGCACGCTCTAAACGCCCCTTTGAACTGGCAGACAGTAAAGAAAGTGAGCTTCTGGGTCACTTCTGCGGGAACGATTACGCCAAAGACCTTAAACAACTTAAAATGCTACTCGATCACTTGGGCGTTGGGATCCCCACCTTGTATAAACAATACAGTGAGTTATGCGAGCCCGGAGGGGTCCAATTCTTGGACTTTGGTGTGGATCCTGACTTTGCCGATTGTATTGATGGCCTTGTGTTGGTCGACCTTAAACGCTTAAAACCCAAACGCTATCAACGCTACATTGCCCCTCACTTCAGCCACCAGCCTAACGCTGATACTTCTCATTGA